A genomic region of Nostoc sp. UHCC 0702 contains the following coding sequences:
- a CDS encoding HNH endonuclease yields MNKTPRIRIPPEVRQYVFQRDKYQCQSCGKTTLEIDLTIDHIIPLARGGQNDISNLHTLCFTCNQQKTDKTDPRFRRHFQS; encoded by the coding sequence ATGAATAAAACTCCTCGAATTCGCATCCCTCCCGAAGTGAGGCAATATGTATTCCAACGGGATAAATATCAATGCCAAAGCTGCGGTAAAACAACTTTAGAAATTGACCTTACCATCGACCATATCATCCCCCTCGCCCGTGGCGGTCAAAACGATATCAGCAACTTGCATACTCTCTGCTTCACCTGCAACCAACAGAAGACAGATAAAACTGACCCTCGCTTCCGGCGACATTTTCAAAGTTAG
- the cax gene encoding calcium/proton exchanger, whose translation MSGKNILFLFLLLFIPVSLAAHFLEWGDLIVFITAGLAILPLAAWMGTATEEIAVVVGPTLGGLLNATFGNATELIIALIALNAGLVDVVKASITGSIIGNLLLVMGLSMLLGGLRYKEQKFESIVARVNASSMNLAVIAILLPTAMNYTSTGISEQTLQNLSVAVAVVLILVYVLTLLFSMKTHAYLYEVGVAGADETSDDKPNLWLWCGVLLVCTLFVALESEMLVDSLEVATSQLGLTALFTGVILVPIIGNAAEHATAVTVAMKDKMDLSLSVAVGSSMQIALFVAPVLVIAGWVLGKPMDLDFKPFELVAVAVSVLIANSISSDGKSNWLEGTLLLAAYTVIGLAFYFYPVIPGIG comes from the coding sequence ATGTCAGGTAAAAACATTCTTTTCCTTTTTCTACTGCTTTTTATCCCGGTTTCCCTAGCAGCGCACTTTTTGGAATGGGGAGACTTGATAGTTTTCATCACAGCCGGCTTAGCAATTCTGCCTTTAGCAGCTTGGATGGGTACAGCTACAGAAGAAATTGCTGTAGTGGTTGGGCCGACATTGGGGGGGTTGTTAAACGCCACCTTTGGCAATGCTACAGAGCTAATTATAGCTTTAATTGCTTTGAACGCCGGATTGGTGGATGTAGTCAAAGCCAGCATCACGGGATCAATTATTGGCAACTTACTCCTAGTCATGGGTCTTTCCATGCTTTTAGGCGGACTGCGTTACAAGGAACAGAAATTTGAGTCTATTGTGGCGCGAGTCAATGCTTCATCCATGAATTTGGCGGTCATTGCTATTTTGTTACCCACAGCGATGAACTACACTTCTACAGGAATAAGTGAACAAACCTTACAAAATTTGTCCGTTGCTGTAGCGGTGGTGTTAATCCTGGTCTACGTCCTGACACTACTATTTTCGATGAAAACCCACGCCTATCTTTATGAGGTGGGTGTAGCAGGCGCAGACGAAACCTCTGATGACAAACCAAATCTTTGGTTATGGTGTGGTGTACTGCTAGTGTGTACCCTCTTTGTGGCACTTGAGTCAGAAATGTTGGTCGATTCTTTGGAAGTAGCCACATCCCAGCTTGGTTTGACTGCATTGTTTACAGGGGTGATTTTAGTTCCCATCATTGGTAACGCCGCAGAACACGCCACAGCAGTCACCGTAGCTATGAAAGACAAGATGGATTTATCGCTTTCTGTAGCTGTGGGATCAAGTATGCAGATTGCTTTATTTGTTGCTCCCGTTTTAGTAATAGCGGGGTGGGTGTTGGGTAAGCCGATGGATTTGGATTTCAAGCCTTTTGAATTAGTGGCTGTGGCTGTGTCAGTGTTGATTGCCAATAGCATTAGTTCTGATGGTAAGTCCAATTGGTTAGAAGGCACTTTACTTTTAGCCGCTTATACAGTAATAGGGTTAGCCTTTTACTTCTATCCAGTTATCCCTGGCATTGGGTAG
- a CDS encoding sucrose synthase, with protein MSELIQAILDSEEKSDLRSFASELRQQEQKYLLRNEILNVFREYCAKSQKPETFYASSHLGKLIYYTQEIIQEDSNLCLIIRPKIASQEVYRLTADLTFEPMTVQELLDLRDRLVNKYHPNEGDLLELDFGPFYDYTPVIRDPKNIGKGVEFLNRYLSSKIFQDSKQLLDSLLNFLRLHHYNGIQLLINDRIKSQEQLSEQVKKAIAFVGGRPSDEPYEEFRFQLQAMGFEPGWGNTAQRVQETLNVLDELIDSADPQTLEAFISRVPMIFRIVLVSAHGWFGQEGVLGRPDTGGQVVYVLDQAKNLEKQLQEDAHLAGLEKLNVQPKVIILTRLIPNSDGTLCHQRLEKVHGTENAWILRVPLRDFNPNMTQNWISRFEFWPYLETFALDSERELLAEFHGRPDLIVGNYTDGNLVAFLLARRMKVTQCNIAHALEKSKYLFSNLYWQDLEDKYHFSLQFTADLLAMNAANFIISSTYQEIVGTPDSVGQYESYKCFTMPELYHVTNGIELFSPKFNVVPPGVNENAYFPYTRTQDRVESDRDRISEMLFTLEDSSQIFGKLDDPNKRPIFSMARLDRIKNLTGLAECFGQSKELQEHCNLILVAGKLRVEESGDNEERDEIVRLYHIIDEYNLHGKIRWLGVRLSKNDSGEIYRVIADHKGIFVQPALFEAFGLTILEAMISGLPTFATQFGGPLEIIQDKVNGFYINPTHLEETASKILEFVNKCEQNPNYWDTISQKAIDRVYSTYTWKIHTTKLLSLARIYGFWNFTSKENREDLLRYIEALFYLIYKPRAQQLLEQHKSR; from the coding sequence ATGTCTGAATTGATCCAAGCAATCTTAGATAGTGAAGAAAAGAGTGATTTGCGTTCATTTGCAAGTGAATTACGCCAGCAAGAACAAAAATACTTGCTACGGAACGAGATACTGAATGTATTTAGAGAATATTGTGCTAAGTCCCAGAAACCAGAAACTTTTTACGCTTCTTCGCATTTGGGCAAACTAATTTACTACACTCAGGAAATTATTCAAGAAGATTCAAACCTGTGTTTGATTATCCGTCCCAAGATTGCTAGCCAAGAAGTTTATCGGCTGACGGCTGACTTGACTTTTGAACCGATGACGGTGCAGGAATTGCTAGATCTACGCGATCGCCTGGTGAACAAATATCATCCCAATGAAGGTGATCTGCTAGAATTGGACTTCGGCCCCTTCTATGACTACACGCCAGTTATCCGCGACCCGAAAAATATTGGTAAGGGTGTAGAGTTTCTCAACCGCTACCTATCCAGCAAAATCTTTCAAGACTCCAAACAATTGCTAGATAGTTTATTAAATTTCTTGCGGCTGCACCACTACAACGGCATTCAACTGTTGATCAACGATCGCATTAAATCACAAGAGCAACTTTCCGAACAAGTTAAAAAAGCTATAGCATTTGTAGGTGGTCGCCCCAGTGATGAACCCTACGAAGAATTCCGGTTTCAATTGCAAGCGATGGGTTTTGAACCGGGGTGGGGAAACACAGCCCAGCGAGTCCAGGAAACTCTTAATGTTTTAGATGAATTAATTGATTCTGCCGATCCCCAGACTCTAGAAGCCTTCATCTCTCGCGTTCCGATGATTTTTAGAATCGTCTTAGTGTCAGCCCACGGTTGGTTTGGACAAGAGGGAGTTTTGGGGCGTCCTGATACTGGTGGCCAGGTGGTTTACGTCCTCGACCAAGCGAAGAATTTAGAAAAGCAACTGCAAGAAGATGCCCACCTAGCTGGGTTAGAAAAACTGAACGTCCAGCCAAAGGTAATTATTCTCACCCGCTTGATTCCTAATAGCGATGGCACTCTTTGTCATCAACGTTTAGAAAAAGTCCACGGCACAGAAAACGCCTGGATTTTGCGAGTACCTTTACGCGATTTCAATCCGAATATGACTCAAAACTGGATTTCCCGGTTTGAGTTTTGGCCTTATTTAGAAACCTTTGCGCTTGACTCAGAAAGAGAACTGCTAGCAGAATTTCATGGTAGACCAGACTTAATTGTTGGTAACTACACTGATGGTAATTTAGTAGCGTTTCTGTTAGCACGACGGATGAAAGTTACCCAGTGCAACATTGCCCATGCTTTGGAAAAATCCAAATATTTATTCAGTAACCTCTACTGGCAAGATTTGGAGGATAAATATCATTTTTCCTTGCAATTTACTGCTGATTTGTTAGCGATGAATGCTGCCAATTTTATTATCAGCAGCACTTACCAAGAAATTGTCGGGACACCTGATAGTGTGGGGCAATATGAATCCTACAAATGTTTCACCATGCCAGAGTTGTACCATGTCACCAATGGCATTGAACTATTTAGCCCCAAATTTAACGTTGTACCGCCTGGAGTTAACGAGAATGCCTATTTTCCCTACACGCGGACTCAAGACCGAGTAGAAAGCGATCGCGATCGCATTTCTGAAATGCTTTTCACCCTAGAAGACTCATCCCAAATCTTCGGCAAACTCGACGATCCCAACAAGCGCCCTATCTTTTCAATGGCGCGTCTTGACCGGATTAAAAACCTCACAGGTTTAGCTGAATGTTTTGGTCAAAGTAAAGAATTGCAGGAGCATTGTAACTTAATTTTAGTAGCGGGTAAGTTACGCGTAGAAGAATCAGGTGATAACGAAGAACGTGATGAAATTGTCAGACTTTACCACATCATTGATGAGTACAATCTCCACGGCAAAATTCGCTGGCTGGGTGTGCGCCTATCAAAAAATGATTCAGGTGAAATTTATCGAGTGATTGCCGACCACAAAGGCATCTTTGTCCAACCAGCTTTATTTGAAGCCTTTGGTTTGACAATTTTAGAGGCGATGATTTCTGGATTACCAACTTTTGCCACACAATTTGGTGGGCCATTAGAAATTATTCAGGATAAGGTTAACGGCTTTTACATTAACCCAACTCATTTAGAAGAAACTGCCAGCAAGATTCTAGAATTTGTCAACAAGTGTGAACAGAATCCTAATTATTGGGATACAATTTCTCAAAAAGCAATTGACCGAGTTTACAGCACCTACACCTGGAAAATTCACACAACCAAGCTGTTGTCATTAGCGCGAATTTACGGCTTTTGGAACTTTACTTCAAAAGAGAATCGAGAAGATTTGTTGCGTTACATTGAAGCATTGTTCTACTTAATTTATAAACCAAGAGCGCAACAACTTTTAGAACAACATAAATCTCGGTAA
- a CDS encoding DUF3536 domain-containing protein, which yields MTSAAELPASSGSTLTSDITAKDTHTSDPLKKATGVYVTVHGHFYQPPRENPYLDAIERQPSAAPFHDWNERIHWECYRPNAFARVLNDRGEVMGIVNNYEYFSFNIGPTLMSWLERHDLEVYQRILDADTKSCQRLHGHGNAIAQVYNHIIMPLANERDKYTQIRWGKEDFRSRFGRDPEGMWLAETGVDYATLEALVAEGIRFIILAPSQALRCRPFPSKNDPQPQWHEVGGSQIDPTRPYRCYLQPTLSTASSPLSSVKEGSGDVNDSRPYIDIFFYDGPISRDMGFSDVVYNSSHFAGRIGSAVRGDHRPAQLISVATDGETFGHHKKGTEKTLAYAFTQEFPGHGWTVTNFAHYLSLNSPTWEVELKSVTAWSCAHGVDRWQDDCGCGGEGSVWHQKWRRPLRTALNWLRDQLVEVYEEYGKQYFRDPWQARDEYIEVMRDRSAANVSRFLSRHQTHKLTAAEQVDALRLLEMQRHGLLMFTSCGWFFEEISRPEGTQILRYAARALELAGDVAGVQLEKGFLKRLGLAPSNIDSYKHGGEIYKQLVLTAQVGFKQVAAHYAITSLFNNHKPAETRNFLSVDTKNKHPQPYQKRVYCYTANELDYQLQRMGSLTLVVGHLKLVSEITWESEHLMFAVLHLGGWDFHCCIQQFTGRRDYSQLKEKLFGALQQASAAHSILVMTQLFGEETFSLQNLFAEERHRIMRLISQETLTRLDQLYTQAYRENYGVLMAFHRDGLAVPQELQVAAEIALGYRCMTMLRSLEQDITEPQLCWNHIVELEAIATEAKHLHCRLNIPEGKQMLEQLIVRSLWRLLHDTNGSFHADIQLLDRLIDVGYQLNLGISLERSQELYFSCLHSQILPLCLTTLSNEEDTNQCRQLLKLGQKLAVNVSTILSKFD from the coding sequence ATGACTTCTGCTGCTGAACTGCCAGCTAGTTCTGGCTCAACGCTTACATCAGATATAACTGCCAAAGATACTCACACTAGCGATCCCCTAAAGAAAGCTACAGGTGTTTATGTGACGGTACATGGGCACTTTTACCAGCCGCCACGAGAAAACCCTTATCTGGACGCGATTGAACGCCAACCGAGTGCTGCACCTTTCCATGATTGGAACGAGCGGATTCACTGGGAATGCTATCGTCCCAATGCCTTTGCCAGGGTCTTAAATGACCGGGGTGAAGTGATGGGGATCGTGAATAATTACGAATATTTCAGCTTTAATATAGGGCCGACACTGATGTCGTGGCTAGAACGCCACGATTTGGAGGTTTATCAGCGGATTTTAGACGCAGACACCAAGAGTTGCCAACGCTTGCATGGTCACGGGAATGCGATCGCGCAAGTATACAATCACATCATCATGCCGCTGGCCAACGAACGGGACAAATACACCCAAATTCGTTGGGGCAAAGAAGACTTCCGCTCCCGCTTTGGACGCGATCCCGAAGGCATGTGGTTAGCTGAAACTGGTGTAGACTATGCAACCTTAGAAGCCCTGGTTGCCGAAGGTATTCGCTTTATTATCCTTGCACCATCTCAAGCACTTCGTTGTCGTCCTTTCCCCAGTAAAAATGATCCCCAGCCACAATGGCACGAAGTTGGCGGTAGTCAGATTGATCCCACCCGCCCCTATCGTTGCTATTTGCAGCCAACTCTTAGTACTGCATCTTCACCTCTGAGTTCGGTTAAAGAAGGGAGTGGAGATGTTAACGATTCTCGTCCTTATATTGATATATTCTTTTACGATGGCCCAATCTCACGGGATATGGGTTTTAGTGATGTTGTCTATAATTCTAGTCACTTTGCAGGACGCATTGGTTCGGCAGTGCGTGGGGATCATCGTCCAGCACAGTTGATATCTGTGGCGACGGATGGGGAAACCTTTGGACACCATAAAAAAGGTACCGAAAAAACTTTAGCCTACGCCTTTACACAGGAGTTTCCCGGCCACGGTTGGACGGTGACGAACTTTGCCCACTACCTCAGCTTGAATTCTCCCACTTGGGAAGTAGAATTAAAGTCAGTCACAGCCTGGAGTTGCGCTCATGGTGTTGACAGATGGCAAGATGACTGTGGTTGCGGTGGTGAAGGCAGTGTTTGGCATCAAAAATGGCGTCGTCCGCTGCGGACTGCCTTAAATTGGTTGCGGGATCAGCTAGTTGAGGTGTATGAGGAATACGGTAAGCAGTATTTCCGTGATCCCTGGCAAGCACGGGATGAATATATCGAAGTGATGCGCGATCGCTCTGCTGCCAATGTCAGCCGTTTCCTCTCTCGCCATCAAACTCACAAACTAACAGCCGCAGAACAAGTGGACGCTTTGCGTCTATTGGAAATGCAACGTCACGGTTTGCTGATGTTCACTAGTTGCGGGTGGTTTTTTGAAGAAATTTCTCGTCCAGAAGGAACGCAGATTCTCCGCTACGCCGCCCGTGCTTTGGAATTGGCAGGAGATGTGGCTGGTGTACAGTTGGAAAAAGGCTTCCTCAAACGTTTGGGTTTAGCTCCCAGTAATATTGATAGCTATAAGCATGGCGGGGAAATTTATAAACAACTGGTGTTAACTGCCCAAGTAGGATTTAAGCAAGTTGCAGCCCATTACGCCATCACTTCGCTGTTTAACAATCACAAGCCAGCCGAAACGCGCAACTTCCTATCTGTAGATACAAAGAATAAGCATCCCCAGCCTTATCAAAAGCGAGTTTATTGCTACACTGCCAATGAGTTAGATTACCAACTGCAACGCATGGGATCGCTGACTTTGGTTGTCGGACATTTAAAACTGGTGTCAGAAATTACCTGGGAAAGCGAACATTTAATGTTTGCTGTGCTGCATTTGGGAGGCTGGGATTTCCATTGTTGTATTCAACAATTTACTGGACGGCGTGACTACAGCCAATTGAAAGAAAAGCTGTTTGGGGCGCTACAACAGGCGAGTGCAGCCCACTCTATCTTAGTGATGACGCAGCTATTTGGAGAAGAAACTTTCAGCTTGCAAAATCTGTTTGCTGAAGAACGCCACCGGATTATGCGGTTGATCAGTCAGGAAACACTGACACGTTTAGACCAACTGTATACTCAAGCGTACCGGGAGAACTACGGTGTCTTGATGGCATTTCATCGGGATGGGCTAGCGGTACCGCAAGAGTTGCAGGTAGCGGCGGAGATTGCTTTAGGTTATCGTTGCATGACAATGTTGCGATCGCTTGAGCAAGACATCACGGAACCACAACTGTGTTGGAATCATATTGTAGAATTAGAGGCGATCGCTACTGAAGCAAAACATTTGCATTGTCGGCTGAATATTCCTGAAGGCAAGCAGATGTTAGAACAGTTGATTGTGCGATCGCTGTGGCGATTGTTGCATGATACTAATGGTAGTTTTCATGCAGATATCCAGCTCTTGGATCGCTTGATTGATGTGGGATATCAACTAAATCTAGGCATCTCTTTAGAGCGATCCCAAGAGCTATACTTCAGTTGTCTGCACAGTCAAATTCTGCCTTTGTGTCTGACAACCCTTAGCAATGAAGAGGATACTAATCAGTGTCGTCAGTTGTTAAAGTTGGGGCAAAAGTTAGCTGTTAATGTCAGTACAATTCTGAGTAAGTTTGATTAG
- a CDS encoding peptidoglycan-binding protein: MNDIVLLMTGVLITRQPSPSHLPKKPVIQLDNGVQKLTQNLSYQVIPSTTITPTEFVQLDETFPATPLVPKPEYQNTLMNKTEKFLATDLYSLAEFKHFQAVRLKFPDEQRLIAKQSREENVVIKSHQVSLPNKQQLIAQESDEENFVAKSQTVKSENLPILSFNSSGLTVRVLQRLLVANGYAIRVDGVFGALTESAVKAFQNQHNLTVDGIVGQRTWYYLTK; the protein is encoded by the coding sequence ATGAACGATATTGTCCTGCTGATGACGGGTGTGTTAATTACAAGACAACCATCTCCGTCTCATTTACCCAAGAAACCTGTAATTCAGCTAGACAATGGCGTGCAAAAGTTAACACAAAATCTATCATATCAGGTAATTCCATCTACGACAATCACGCCAACTGAATTTGTACAGCTAGATGAGACTTTTCCAGCCACTCCATTGGTGCCTAAGCCTGAGTATCAAAATACTCTGATGAATAAAACAGAGAAATTTCTTGCCACAGATTTATACAGCTTGGCTGAGTTTAAGCATTTCCAAGCTGTCAGGTTGAAGTTTCCTGATGAACAACGCTTAATTGCTAAACAAAGCCGTGAAGAAAATGTTGTTATAAAATCTCATCAAGTAAGTTTGCCTAATAAACAGCAGCTAATAGCCCAAGAAAGTGATGAAGAAAACTTTGTTGCCAAATCTCAAACAGTCAAGAGCGAAAATCTGCCAATTCTAAGTTTTAATAGTTCAGGTCTTACTGTTAGAGTCTTGCAACGGTTATTAGTAGCTAATGGCTATGCTATTCGAGTTGATGGGGTTTTTGGGGCGTTGACAGAGAGTGCTGTCAAAGCCTTTCAAAACCAGCACAATTTAACTGTGGATGGAATCGTAGGTCAAAGAACTTGGTACTATCTGACAAAATAG
- the infC gene encoding translation initiation factor IF-3 has translation MIVVQKQQINSQIKSPQVFLIDHENNNRGLINTYEALQLAQSVDLDLVVVSEGQDAPVAKILNYGKLQYQKKKRQGQSARPTVKEVRFRPNVGMADYNLRIDQALEWLNKGDSVKFAIRLRGREHQYREQAGEMLERIVTDLSKVGKVQSLDKRSLIVQIMPG, from the coding sequence ATTATCGTAGTCCAAAAACAACAAATTAACTCGCAAATCAAGTCACCTCAAGTCTTCTTGATTGATCATGAAAATAACAATCGTGGTCTAATCAATACTTATGAGGCTTTACAGTTAGCCCAGAGCGTAGACCTTGACCTAGTTGTAGTCTCCGAAGGTCAAGATGCCCCAGTAGCAAAGATTCTCAACTATGGTAAGCTTCAGTATCAAAAGAAAAAACGCCAGGGACAGAGTGCTAGACCCACAGTAAAAGAAGTCCGGTTCCGTCCCAACGTGGGGATGGCTGATTATAATTTACGCATTGATCAAGCGCTTGAGTGGTTGAATAAAGGCGATTCAGTGAAATTTGCTATTCGTTTACGAGGTCGAGAACATCAATATCGTGAGCAAGCTGGAGAAATGCTAGAGCGCATCGTCACTGATCTCAGTAAAGTAGGTAAAGTACAGTCGCTTGATAAACGCTCACTGATTGTTCAAATCATGCCTGGATAA
- a CDS encoding RNA-binding protein — translation MSVYVGNLSYEVTEDSLNAVFAEYGSVKRVQLPTDRETGRLRGFGFVEMGTDAEETAAIDALNGAEWMGRDLKVNKAKPKEERGSFGGNRGNYGGRNRY, via the coding sequence ATGTCAGTTTATGTAGGCAATCTTTCTTACGAAGTTACAGAAGACAGTCTGAATGCTGTGTTTGCAGAATATGGTTCTGTAAAACGGGTTCAGCTTCCTACTGACCGTGAAACAGGTCGTTTGCGCGGCTTTGGTTTTGTGGAAATGGGAACTGATGCTGAAGAAACAGCTGCCATTGATGCACTTAATGGTGCTGAGTGGATGGGACGTGACCTCAAAGTTAATAAAGCTAAACCCAAAGAAGAAAGAGGTTCGTTTGGTGGTAACCGTGGAAATTATGGCGGACGGAACCGCTATTAA
- the trxA gene encoding thioredoxin, which yields MPTDIVAYVQESEFDTLLSEEKVLVVDFTATWCGPCRLVSPLMDKLANEYKDRLKVVKVDVDNNKPVFKKYGLRSIPAVLIFKDGELAETIIGVSPYEQFSSAVDKLL from the coding sequence ATGCCTACTGACATAGTTGCTTACGTTCAAGAAAGCGAATTTGATACTCTTTTAAGTGAAGAAAAAGTTCTGGTTGTTGACTTTACTGCTACTTGGTGTGGGCCTTGTCGTCTTGTGAGTCCGTTAATGGATAAACTTGCTAATGAATACAAAGATCGCCTTAAGGTTGTCAAGGTAGACGTGGACAACAACAAGCCAGTGTTTAAAAAATACGGACTTCGCAGTATTCCAGCGGTGTTAATTTTTAAAGATGGTGAATTAGCAGAAACAATCATAGGAGTTTCTCCTTATGAACAATTCAGCAGCGCTGTTGATAAGCTTCTTTAG
- a CDS encoding KGK family protein has product MKAELKVIDCNDDDVLEFGDNVYKVSRLKEAMNKSINASLARRLYDQFASFGININSSIFENCFAQGIDCKILHLGSQSWKKGKIKFQVSIEFYMEEDVERTESEHSEITEPESPLDDLRRMIKEGDS; this is encoded by the coding sequence ATGAAAGCTGAATTGAAAGTCATAGATTGTAATGATGATGATGTTTTAGAGTTTGGAGATAACGTATACAAAGTTAGTAGACTTAAAGAAGCAATGAATAAATCAATTAATGCTTCATTAGCACGTAGGTTGTATGACCAATTTGCTAGTTTTGGAATAAATATCAACTCAAGTATTTTTGAGAATTGCTTTGCCCAAGGCATAGATTGTAAAATCCTCCATCTAGGTTCTCAAAGCTGGAAAAAAGGAAAAATCAAATTTCAAGTCAGCATTGAATTTTATATGGAAGAGGATGTAGAAAGAACTGAGAGCGAACATTCAGAAATCACTGAACCCGAATCACCTCTTGATGATCTGCGTCGCATGATTAAAGAGGGAGACTCATGA